A section of the Flavobacterium ardleyense genome encodes:
- a CDS encoding PH domain-containing protein, producing the protein MDTQFNQPQRQSKIGIVVMFADTIQKTARAFWPLIVIYLFKLENLDKVLVAIASFVIFFLMGLVAYLKYLNFRFHVDTDHEEFVVTQGIFSKSKTVIQLQKIQQVNITQNLLQRIINVFTLEVDTAGASETEVKIKALSHSAATMLKTQLLNFQLPDLQSEEEFFSEVEQPQVFMKIGFMSLLKVGITSNYLKTISLLLAFGITIYENFIKFTETKVLEEGEIENYMSQSLGFTLTVILVALGILLVLIINVISILLKYYNFSIRQESNSLLLSFGLLKTKSTILRPERVQIASISQNYLQKKMNLFQIKIRQALGSSSENNKSILEIPGCNKNESQAIMHMIFKSEEVNANPIFANWRKLFVTNMIFIGIPLIVVLNINYFATEKIENAVIIIPLYIFTVALISYFSFKNYQLQIGTETIIKQSGAWDVEKQRISIEKIQAITTSQRFWHRSIDIGSVTIYTAAGSVSFTLANFTILQQNVNNWLYQIENSNSNWM; encoded by the coding sequence ATGGATACACAATTCAATCAGCCGCAGCGACAATCTAAAATCGGAATTGTAGTAATGTTTGCAGACACAATTCAGAAGACCGCGCGCGCCTTCTGGCCCTTGATTGTAATTTACCTCTTCAAATTAGAAAACCTTGATAAAGTTTTAGTAGCGATTGCTTCATTTGTAATCTTCTTTTTGATGGGACTAGTCGCTTATCTCAAATATCTAAATTTTAGATTTCATGTCGATACAGATCATGAAGAATTTGTTGTGACTCAGGGTATTTTTTCCAAATCCAAAACCGTAATTCAGTTACAGAAAATTCAACAAGTTAATATTACTCAAAATTTACTGCAGCGAATTATCAATGTTTTTACGTTGGAGGTTGATACTGCGGGCGCTTCGGAGACAGAAGTAAAGATAAAAGCGCTGTCGCATTCAGCCGCTACAATGCTCAAAACCCAACTTTTAAACTTTCAACTTCCCGATCTCCAAAGTGAAGAAGAATTTTTTTCGGAAGTAGAACAACCTCAGGTTTTTATGAAAATTGGCTTTATGTCCCTGCTAAAAGTGGGAATTACTTCCAATTATCTAAAAACCATCTCACTATTACTAGCCTTCGGAATTACCATTTACGAAAATTTCATCAAATTCACCGAGACTAAAGTATTGGAGGAAGGCGAAATCGAAAATTATATGAGCCAAAGTTTAGGCTTTACACTCACCGTGATTTTAGTAGCATTAGGCATTTTATTAGTCCTTATTATTAACGTAATCAGTATTTTACTCAAATATTACAACTTTAGTATTCGACAGGAAAGCAATTCTCTATTGCTGTCATTTGGATTATTAAAAACAAAAAGCACCATTTTAAGACCCGAAAGAGTGCAGATTGCAAGTATTTCTCAAAATTACTTACAAAAGAAGATGAATTTATTTCAAATAAAGATCCGACAAGCACTAGGAAGCAGTAGCGAAAACAATAAATCTATATTAGAAATTCCCGGCTGTAATAAAAATGAAAGTCAAGCTATCATGCACATGATCTTTAAGTCAGAAGAAGTTAATGCAAATCCTATATTTGCAAATTGGCGAAAATTGTTTGTAACTAATATGATTTTCATCGGGATACCTTTGATAGTTGTTCTAAATATCAATTATTTTGCTACCGAAAAAATCGAAAATGCAGTCATAATAATTCCCCTCTACATTTTTACTGTGGCACTTATTTCTTATTTTAGCTTCAAAAATTATCAGTTACAAATTGGGACAGAAACAATTATAAAACAGAGCGGCGCTTGGGATGTTGAGAAGCAGAGAATAAGTATAGAAAAGATTCAAGCTATTACGACTTCTCAAAGATTTTGGCATCGAAGCATTGATATTGGAAGTGTCACCATTTATACAGCGGCAGGAAGCGTATCTTTCACACTCGCAAATTTTACAATCTTACAGCAAAACGTAAACAATTGGCTGTATCAAATCGAAAACTCCAATAGCAATTGGATGTAA
- a CDS encoding 1,4-dihydroxy-2-naphthoyl-CoA synthase: MAEIQWTTAKEFEDITFKKCNGVARIAFNRPDVRNAFRPKTTAELYQAFYDAQEDTSIGVVLLSAEGPSSKDGVYSFCSGGDQKARGHQGYVGEDGMHRLNILEVQRLIRFMPKVVIAVVPGWAVGGGHSLHVVCDMTLASKEHAIFKQTDADVTSFDGGYGSAYLAKMVGQKRAREIFFLGRNYSAQEAFEMGMVNAVIPHEELEGTAYEWAQEVLGKSPMSIKMLKFAMNLTDDGMVGQQVFAGEATRLAYMTDEAKEGRDAFLEKRKPNFEKKWLP, from the coding sequence ATGGCTGAAATTCAATGGACTACCGCAAAAGAATTTGAAGATATCACTTTTAAAAAGTGCAATGGTGTGGCGCGAATCGCATTTAACCGACCTGACGTACGCAACGCTTTTCGACCGAAAACTACGGCTGAATTGTACCAAGCATTTTATGATGCTCAGGAAGATACTTCTATTGGAGTAGTACTACTTTCTGCCGAAGGGCCGTCAAGTAAAGACGGAGTTTATTCTTTTTGCAGCGGTGGAGATCAAAAAGCGAGAGGTCATCAAGGATATGTAGGCGAGGACGGAATGCACAGATTGAATATTCTAGAAGTTCAGAGGCTTATACGCTTTATGCCGAAAGTGGTTATTGCGGTTGTTCCAGGTTGGGCAGTTGGCGGTGGTCACAGTTTGCACGTGGTCTGCGATATGACTCTTGCGAGTAAAGAACACGCTATTTTTAAACAAACCGATGCTGATGTAACTAGTTTTGACGGTGGATATGGATCCGCGTATCTTGCCAAAATGGTTGGACAGAAGAGAGCAAGAGAAATCTTCTTTTTAGGTCGAAATTATTCAGCACAAGAAGCTTTTGAAATGGGAATGGTTAACGCTGTTATTCCTCACGAAGAGCTAGAAGGTACTGCTTATGAATGGGCTCAGGAAGTGCTAGGAAAATCGCCAATGTCTATCAAAATGTTGAAATTTGCAATGAACTTGACCGATGATGGGATGGTTGGACAGCAAGTTTTTGCTGGCGAAGCAACTAGACTTGCCTATATGACCGACGAAGCAAAAGAAGGCCGAGATGCTTTCTTAGAAAAAAGGAAACCAAATTTTGAAAAGAAATGGCTGCCATAA
- a CDS encoding CvfB family protein → MNIGVDNTLTILRHTPPGLYLGTDDSEDVVLLPNKYVPEHYEIGDKITVFLYLDHEERPVATTLEPYIYLHEFALLRVNYINEFGAFMDWGLEKDLFVPFKEQARPMEKGKRYLIYMTMDEKTNRLVGSSKTNQFLKNEDLKVEEGEEVDLIVSHITDSGVNVIINEAYKGLVYKDQIFDETIRTGDRMIGWIKTIRPDNKIDVMLQKPGYENVEPNSQLIMDELKASRGFLRLNDNSHPEDIKTVLKMSKKTFKKAIGLLYKEKLIEIKEDGIYLVKDQE, encoded by the coding sequence ATGAATATAGGAGTAGATAATACCTTAACAATATTAAGACACACGCCACCGGGACTATATCTAGGAACAGACGATAGCGAAGATGTTGTGTTATTGCCAAATAAATACGTTCCAGAACACTACGAAATTGGAGATAAAATTACCGTTTTCCTTTACTTGGATCACGAAGAAAGACCTGTTGCAACAACATTAGAACCATATATTTACCTGCACGAATTTGCACTTTTACGGGTGAATTACATCAATGAGTTTGGTGCTTTTATGGATTGGGGACTTGAAAAAGACCTTTTTGTTCCGTTTAAAGAGCAAGCACGTCCGATGGAAAAAGGAAAACGTTACTTAATTTACATGACTATGGACGAGAAAACAAATCGTCTTGTGGGTTCAAGTAAAACAAATCAGTTCCTTAAAAATGAGGATTTAAAAGTTGAAGAAGGCGAAGAAGTTGACTTAATTGTATCTCATATCACAGATTCTGGCGTAAATGTGATTATCAACGAAGCATACAAAGGCTTGGTTTACAAAGATCAAATTTTTGACGAAACGATTCGCACCGGAGATCGTATGATTGGATGGATTAAGACAATTCGTCCTGATAATAAGATTGATGTGATGTTGCAAAAGCCTGGTTATGAAAATGTGGAGCCGAATTCTCAATTAATTATGGATGAGCTTAAAGCAAGTCGTGGTTTCCTGAGATTGAATGATAATTCACATCCTGAAGACATCAAAACAGTTCTGAAAATGAGCAAGAAAACCTTTAAAAAGGCAATCGGATTACTTTATAAAGAAAAACTAATCGAAATTAAGGAAGACGGAATTTATCTTGTGAAAGATCAAGAATAA
- a CDS encoding metal-dependent hydrolase gives MIITFYGHASLGLQIKGINILVDPFISANEQASHIDIDELKADFILITHAHQDHTLDVEAIAKRTNATIVSNAEVAGYYEKKGFTTHAMNHGGSWDFDFGRLKMVNAIHSSSFADGTYGGNPAGFVIEGEHKNIYIAGDTALTMDMKLIPMRTKLDLAILPIGNNFTMDIEDAIIASDFIQCDKILGYHYDTFGFIEIDHAEAKRKFFDKDKDLMLLEIGESLEL, from the coding sequence ATGATTATTACTTTTTACGGACATGCTTCTTTAGGACTTCAAATTAAAGGGATTAATATACTTGTTGATCCGTTTATTTCGGCAAATGAGCAGGCTTCGCATATAGATATTGATGAGCTAAAAGCTGATTTTATTCTGATTACCCACGCGCATCAGGATCACACGCTTGATGTGGAAGCGATTGCAAAGCGTACAAATGCAACGATTGTCTCCAACGCCGAAGTTGCTGGCTATTATGAGAAAAAAGGTTTTACAACCCACGCTATGAACCACGGCGGAAGCTGGGATTTTGACTTTGGCCGTCTTAAAATGGTCAATGCAATTCACTCTAGTTCCTTTGCTGACGGCACTTACGGCGGTAATCCTGCCGGTTTTGTGATCGAAGGCGAGCATAAGAATATTTATATTGCTGGCGATACAGCGCTTACGATGGATATGAAATTGATTCCGATGCGTACCAAATTGGATCTTGCAATTCTTCCGATAGGCAATAACTTTACAATGGATATTGAGGATGCGATTATCGCTTCAGATTTTATTCAATGTGATAAAATCTTAGGATACCACTATGATACTTTTGGATTTATCGAAATTGATCATGCCGAAGCTAAGCGTAAATTCTTTGATAAAGACAAGGATTTGATGCTGCTAGAAATTGGCGAATCATTGGAATTATAA
- a CDS encoding o-succinylbenzoate synthase encodes MTANYHKHVLELKKPSGTSRGVLLTKETWFIVLKKDGKTGIGECGILRGLSIDDRDDYEEKLKWTCENIHLGVAELWNQLIEFPSIQFGIETAFKSLEGKTPFELFPSAFKKGEKSIPINGLVWMGTSEEMKVQIEEKIEAGFNCIKLKIGAIDFDKEVELLAYIRSHFTPEMMEIRVDANGGFTANEALSKLEILSGYQIHSIEQPIQIKQYDTMAELAKHSKIPIALDEELIGVFSAEEKEDLLSKIQPQFIIVKPSLVGGFRGSMQWIEIAEKLNIGWWITSALESNIGLNAIAQWTYCLKSEMPQGLGTGSLYTNNFESPLVVREGALWYDPEIAWEVPDWAKIKSR; translated from the coding sequence ATGACTGCAAATTATCACAAGCATGTGCTCGAATTAAAAAAACCGAGTGGCACATCACGCGGTGTGCTCTTAACTAAGGAGACCTGGTTTATAGTGCTCAAAAAAGACGGTAAAACTGGAATAGGCGAGTGCGGAATACTCCGTGGTTTGAGTATCGACGATCGCGATGATTATGAAGAAAAACTAAAATGGACTTGCGAAAATATTCATTTAGGGGTTGCTGAGTTGTGGAATCAGCTAATCGAATTCCCATCAATACAATTCGGAATCGAAACTGCTTTCAAGTCTCTTGAAGGGAAAACGCCTTTCGAATTGTTCCCTTCAGCGTTCAAAAAAGGGGAGAAGAGCATTCCGATAAATGGACTCGTTTGGATGGGAACTTCGGAAGAAATGAAGGTGCAAATTGAGGAGAAAATCGAAGCCGGTTTCAACTGTATAAAACTCAAAATTGGAGCGATAGATTTTGACAAAGAAGTCGAATTATTAGCCTATATTCGCTCTCATTTCACTCCTGAAATGATGGAAATTAGGGTCGATGCAAACGGTGGATTTACTGCAAATGAAGCTTTAAGTAAATTAGAAATACTATCTGGTTATCAAATACATAGCATAGAGCAGCCAATTCAAATAAAGCAGTATGACACAATGGCAGAGCTCGCAAAACATAGTAAAATTCCCATTGCGCTTGATGAGGAGTTAATTGGAGTGTTCTCTGCAGAGGAAAAGGAAGATTTATTGAGCAAAATTCAGCCTCAATTTATCATTGTAAAACCTAGTTTGGTTGGAGGTTTTAGAGGCTCGATGCAGTGGATTGAAATCGCCGAAAAACTAAATATCGGCTGGTGGATCACTTCCGCTTTGGAATCCAATATTGGGTTGAATGCGATTGCGCAGTGGACTTATTGTTTGAAGAGTGAAATGCCTCAAGGACTAGGAACTGGAAGTTTGTACACAAACAACTTTGAATCCCCGCTAGTGGTGCGAGAGGGAGCTTTGTGGTACGATCCAGAAATAGCTTGGGAAGTGCCTGATTGGGCAAAAATTAAATCAAGGTAG
- the menD gene encoding 2-succinyl-5-enolpyruvyl-6-hydroxy-3-cyclohexene-1-carboxylic-acid synthase, producing MIYPQIPLAQTVIESCRVHGITNIVISPGSRNAPLTIGFVNNPNFKCFSIVDERCAAFFAMGIAQQTKEPVAIICTSGSALLNYYPAIAEAFYSKIPLIVISADRPTEKIDIGDGQTIRQRNVFENHSLYNANLSEEASDENDLEIAKAISISKEQKGPVHINVPFEEPLYQTTEVLAVSVPNLTFESSIQLQFNFEEEIALWPEFKKKLILVGVNDPNTISEEILAKLANDPSIVVMTESTSNLHNPNFVGNIDRIITPFSEADFVNFKPDLLVTFGGMVVSKRIKQFLRKYKPQNHWHIDKIRAYDSFGALSKHIIQEPSVFFKAVLPEKASTESDYRDQMLSIKKYREEKHLDYLGKIPFSDFTAFDVILKRLPKDSQLQISNSSAIRYAQLFDIDSSIAVFCNRGTSGIDGSTSTAIGAAFAQEKQTVLITGDIGFLYDSNALWNKYIPSNFKIIIVNNGGGGIFRILPGHQETQVFNEFFETSHNLNAEHLADMYDFSYFSASDKKNLKAEIPKFYRNNDKPTILEIFTPTLINDQILLDYFKAV from the coding sequence ATGATTTATCCTCAAATTCCTTTGGCGCAAACGGTCATCGAAAGTTGTCGCGTTCACGGAATTACCAATATTGTAATTTCTCCCGGCTCCCGAAATGCTCCGCTGACCATAGGATTTGTAAATAACCCAAATTTTAAGTGTTTTAGCATCGTTGACGAACGTTGTGCGGCCTTTTTTGCAATGGGAATCGCGCAACAAACCAAAGAACCTGTCGCAATTATCTGCACTTCGGGCTCTGCTTTATTGAACTATTATCCTGCAATTGCCGAAGCTTTCTATAGCAAAATTCCTCTTATAGTAATTTCTGCCGATCGACCAACCGAGAAAATCGATATTGGTGATGGCCAAACCATCAGACAGCGAAATGTTTTCGAAAATCATTCGCTTTACAACGCCAATTTATCTGAAGAGGCAAGCGATGAGAACGATTTAGAAATCGCAAAAGCAATCAGTATTTCCAAAGAGCAAAAAGGTCCTGTTCATATAAATGTTCCTTTTGAAGAACCTTTATATCAGACAACCGAGGTTTTAGCAGTTTCTGTGCCAAATCTTACTTTTGAATCTTCCATTCAACTTCAATTTAATTTTGAAGAAGAAATAGCACTTTGGCCAGAATTCAAAAAGAAACTCATTCTCGTTGGAGTAAATGATCCTAATACAATTTCAGAAGAAATCTTAGCCAAATTAGCCAACGATCCATCAATTGTGGTGATGACTGAAAGTACTTCAAACCTTCATAATCCGAATTTTGTTGGAAATATCGATAGAATTATCACACCATTTTCAGAAGCAGATTTTGTGAATTTTAAACCTGATTTACTAGTGACTTTCGGTGGAATGGTAGTTTCAAAAAGGATAAAGCAATTTTTACGAAAGTATAAACCTCAAAATCATTGGCATATTGATAAAATTCGTGCTTATGACTCTTTTGGTGCTCTTTCAAAACACATAATTCAAGAACCTTCGGTGTTTTTTAAAGCAGTTTTGCCAGAAAAAGCTTCGACAGAAAGCGATTACCGAGATCAAATGCTGTCAATTAAAAAATATAGGGAGGAAAAACATTTGGATTATTTGGGAAAAATTCCATTTTCAGATTTTACTGCTTTTGATGTTATTTTAAAAAGATTACCGAAAGATTCTCAACTGCAAATTAGCAATAGCTCAGCAATTAGATACGCACAGCTTTTTGATATTGATTCTTCAATTGCCGTCTTCTGTAATAGAGGAACAAGTGGAATCGATGGTAGTACTTCAACCGCAATTGGAGCGGCATTTGCACAAGAGAAACAGACCGTTTTAATCACAGGAGACATCGGTTTTCTCTATGATAGCAATGCTTTATGGAATAAATACATCCCATCAAATTTCAAAATTATCATTGTAAATAATGGAGGAGGAGGAATCTTCAGAATTTTGCCAGGACATCAGGAAACTCAGGTTTTCAATGAATTTTTCGAAACTTCACATAACCTAAATGCCGAACATTTGGCTGATATGTATGACTTTTCATATTTTAGCGCAAGCGATAAAAAAAATCTAAAAGCAGAAATTCCGAAATTCTATCGAAATAATGATAAACCAACAATACTTGAAATTTTCACACCAACTTTAATCAACGATCAGATATTATTAGACTATTTCAAAGCAGTTTAA
- a CDS encoding Crp/Fnr family transcriptional regulator produces the protein MIGKERTNLISVSLLESVDAKKILLKKGDILFREGQKSNFYYQVISGEIKMNNFNDEGKEFIQGIFTAGKSFGEPPLLCDLTYPANAEALTDAELYTVEKKAFFELLLANPDVNLSISQYLAERLYYKSIMATEISTHEPEHRILKLIDYLKSQDKISLDTKYRVELTRQQIADLTGLRVETVIRAVKSLERKKELQIEDRKIFR, from the coding sequence TTGATTGGAAAAGAGAGAACTAATTTGATTTCTGTATCGCTGCTAGAAAGTGTAGATGCTAAAAAGATTCTGCTAAAAAAGGGTGATATTTTATTCCGCGAGGGACAAAAGTCCAATTTTTATTACCAGGTGATTTCAGGCGAAATCAAAATGAATAATTTTAACGATGAAGGAAAAGAATTCATCCAAGGAATCTTCACCGCAGGTAAAAGTTTTGGCGAACCTCCGCTCCTATGCGACCTCACCTATCCTGCCAATGCCGAAGCGTTGACTGATGCTGAACTTTACACTGTCGAAAAGAAAGCTTTTTTCGAACTACTTCTGGCGAATCCGGATGTAAATCTAAGTATTTCGCAATACTTAGCCGAAAGACTTTATTATAAATCAATAATGGCTACCGAAATTTCGACTCACGAACCTGAACATAGAATTTTGAAGTTAATTGATTATTTAAAATCACAAGATAAAATCTCTTTAGACACTAAGTATCGAGTGGAGCTAACACGTCAGCAAATTGCTGATTTAACAGGATTGCGAGTAGAAACTGTAATACGTGCCGTGAAATCTTTAGAACGCAAAAAAGAGCTGCAGATCGAAGATAGAAAGATATTCAGATAA
- the menA gene encoding 1,4-dihydroxy-2-naphthoate octaprenyltransferase, translated as MRHWIEAARIRTLPLSISGILVGSIYALANPTKEVLTPTDVFSWKVFSFAILTTLGLQILSNFANDYGDGIKGTDNDDRVGPKRAIQSGVISPAAMKKGIIVTAILTLASAIALIYFAFGEENIGYSLFFLGLGILAISSAIRYTVGNTAYGYKGQGDIFVFVFFGLVSTLGVNFLHSKQVDLQLILPAISIGLLSTAVLNLNNMRDELSDKKVGKNTLVVKMGGANAKKYHYFLVVAAMVCMVIFALIYNGVGFKFDQYLFLIAFIPLTLHLRRVTRNKDPRALDPELKKLALSTFFLSVLLCLGLIYLISDILVNNA; from the coding sequence ATGAGACATTGGATCGAAGCTGCACGCATACGCACATTACCATTATCAATATCGGGAATTCTTGTAGGAAGTATCTACGCCCTCGCGAATCCTACAAAAGAGGTTCTGACTCCTACTGATGTCTTTAGTTGGAAAGTATTTTCATTTGCAATTTTAACAACCTTAGGATTGCAGATTTTGTCCAATTTTGCCAATGATTATGGCGATGGCATCAAAGGCACCGATAATGATGACCGAGTGGGGCCCAAGCGCGCCATTCAGAGTGGAGTGATTTCGCCAGCGGCGATGAAGAAAGGAATAATAGTAACTGCAATTCTAACTTTGGCGTCAGCAATAGCATTAATATATTTTGCTTTTGGAGAAGAAAACATCGGCTATTCGCTGTTCTTTTTAGGTCTTGGAATTTTGGCTATCTCATCAGCAATCAGATATACGGTAGGAAATACTGCTTATGGTTACAAGGGACAGGGAGATATTTTCGTTTTCGTGTTTTTCGGATTAGTAAGCACACTCGGAGTGAATTTCTTACACTCAAAACAAGTTGATTTACAGCTGATTCTGCCTGCTATCTCAATAGGTTTGTTAAGTACAGCAGTACTGAATTTAAATAATATGCGAGACGAATTATCCGATAAAAAAGTTGGAAAAAATACACTAGTAGTAAAGATGGGTGGAGCAAATGCCAAAAAATATCATTACTTTTTGGTGGTTGCTGCAATGGTTTGTATGGTTATTTTCGCTTTAATATACAACGGCGTCGGATTCAAATTTGACCAATATTTATTCTTGATAGCATTTATTCCATTAACGCTTCATTTACGTCGAGTTACTCGCAACAAAGATCCGCGAGCGCTAGATCCAGAGCTTAAAAAACTTGCTTTGAGTACATTTTTCCTATCGGTTTTACTGTGTTTAGGATTAATTTACCTAATTTCAGACATCTTAGTAAATAATGCTTAA
- a CDS encoding PH domain-containing protein: MENFTNQKIQTDDFPAYQEVELTPLEPNYWKVVLINSLLFLVFFGIGIALYFYYQPEISSPYLIVSGMYIIFCIVYLVIKFFGFKSKKYAFREHDVIYQSGFITTSTSVIPYNRVQHVTLFEGFVSKQFDLAKVGIFTAGGKGSDIEIPGIQKEEAERIKTLLTAKILRQL; this comes from the coding sequence TTGGAGAACTTTACAAATCAAAAAATACAGACTGACGATTTTCCCGCATATCAAGAAGTGGAGTTAACGCCGCTTGAGCCCAATTACTGGAAAGTTGTATTGATTAATAGTTTGCTGTTTTTAGTCTTTTTTGGAATTGGAATCGCATTGTATTTTTACTATCAGCCAGAAATCTCTAGTCCATATTTGATAGTTTCCGGAATGTACATCATATTTTGTATAGTTTATTTAGTCATAAAATTCTTTGGATTTAAAAGTAAGAAGTATGCTTTCAGAGAACATGATGTAATTTACCAAAGTGGATTTATAACTACTAGCACAAGTGTAATACCTTATAATAGAGTGCAACATGTGACTTTATTTGAAGGATTTGTTTCAAAGCAATTTGATCTAGCTAAAGTGGGAATTTTTACTGCGGGCGGAAAGGGAAGCGATATTGAAATTCCCGGAATTCAAAAAGAGGAAGCTGAACGCATCAAAACCCTACTTACTGCCAAAATATTAAGACAGTTGTAA
- a CDS encoding aromatic amino acid hydroxylase, translating into MDARIKTNALLEKLPAHLQQFIKPQDYDLYTNIDQAIWRFVMRQNVSYLPSVAHSSYLEGLKKTGIEIDRIPNMYGMNRILSEIGWAAVAVDGFIPPNAFMEFQSHQVLVIASDMRQLEHIEYTPAPDILHEGAGHAPIIANREYAEYLKRFGEIGAKAISSAKDQELYEVIRTLSILKESETATEAEISAAEKAVLDVQNSFGELSEMGQIRNLHWWTVEYGLIGSVDDFKLYGAGLLSSIGESKSCMSASVKKLPYTIEAAEVGFDITKPQPQLFVTPDFAHLSMVLENFANTMAVRHGGLRGIEKLIDSAAIGTIELSSGIQISGVFTNVIAEKDMPIYVQTTGKTALSYSNKELVGHSSKQHPHGFGSTLGKLIGIDLPIEEMSPEVLQQHGILERKVVALKFEGGVVVKGEIITGSRSIRGKIMIITFKDCTVTHNGKILFDPSWGVYDMAVGQKVVSAFAGAADPSSFEIIKQVSENTTQKLEMSVEKAELNELYGSIRKNPSVENCKVVFGVLQKNHPFDWLLSVEILEIASKENSSLTETVMSHLNQLKLKRPEVMKNIDQGIAVIKTLES; encoded by the coding sequence ATGGATGCACGAATTAAGACAAACGCTCTACTAGAGAAACTTCCGGCACATTTGCAACAATTTATCAAACCTCAAGATTATGATCTTTATACTAATATCGATCAAGCAATCTGGAGATTTGTCATGCGCCAAAATGTAAGTTATCTACCTTCTGTAGCGCATAGTTCTTATCTCGAAGGTCTGAAAAAGACAGGAATTGAAATTGATAGAATCCCAAATATGTACGGGATGAATAGGATTTTGTCCGAAATAGGATGGGCTGCAGTTGCGGTTGATGGATTTATTCCGCCAAATGCTTTTATGGAATTTCAGTCACACCAAGTTTTAGTGATCGCTTCGGATATGCGTCAATTGGAACATATTGAATATACTCCCGCGCCAGATATTTTGCACGAAGGAGCGGGTCACGCACCTATAATTGCCAATAGAGAATATGCCGAATACTTAAAAAGATTTGGCGAAATTGGTGCAAAAGCAATCAGTTCAGCGAAAGATCAAGAATTATACGAAGTAATTAGAACATTGTCTATTCTCAAAGAATCTGAAACCGCGACCGAAGCAGAGATTTCGGCAGCAGAAAAGGCGGTTTTGGATGTACAAAATAGCTTTGGAGAACTGTCAGAAATGGGTCAGATTAGGAATCTACATTGGTGGACGGTTGAGTACGGACTAATCGGCTCTGTGGATGATTTTAAATTATACGGTGCGGGATTATTGTCTTCGATTGGCGAAAGTAAATCGTGTATGAGCGCTTCTGTGAAAAAACTGCCTTACACAATTGAAGCAGCAGAAGTTGGATTTGATATTACAAAACCACAGCCCCAACTGTTTGTAACGCCAGACTTTGCGCATCTTTCGATGGTTTTGGAGAATTTTGCCAACACAATGGCGGTGCGTCACGGCGGACTTCGAGGGATAGAAAAACTGATTGATTCTGCCGCAATTGGAACAATCGAGTTGAGTAGTGGAATTCAGATTTCGGGTGTATTTACAAATGTAATTGCTGAAAAAGATATGCCAATTTATGTTCAGACAACTGGAAAAACCGCTTTATCATACAGTAATAAGGAACTTGTAGGACATAGCAGCAAGCAACATCCGCATGGTTTCGGTTCGACTTTGGGAAAATTAATTGGTATTGATTTGCCAATTGAAGAAATGTCGCCTGAAGTTTTGCAACAACACGGAATTCTTGAGAGGAAGGTTGTAGCGTTAAAATTTGAAGGTGGAGTAGTGGTAAAAGGCGAAATTATCACAGGATCTCGCTCTATCAGAGGTAAAATTATGATTATTACTTTTAAAGATTGTACGGTTACGCATAACGGAAAAATCCTTTTTGATCCGTCTTGGGGAGTTTACGATATGGCCGTTGGTCAAAAAGTAGTTTCTGCTTTTGCAGGTGCTGCCGATCCTTCGAGCTTTGAAATTATCAAGCAAGTTTCAGAAAATACAACTCAGAAACTCGAAATGTCAGTAGAAAAAGCTGAGCTGAATGAACTTTATGGAAGTATTAGAAAAAATCCTTCAGTAGAAAACTGCAAGGTGGTTTTTGGAGTTTTACAGAAAAATCATCCTTTTGATTGGCTTTTATCTGTCGAAATTTTAGAAATTGCGAGCAAAGAAAATAGTTCCTTAACAGAAACAGTAATGTCGCATCTGAATCAATTAAAGCTAAAAAGGCCAGAAGTTATGAAGAATATTGACCAAGGAATTGCGGTAATCAAAACTTTAGAAAGTTAG